In Cutaneotrichosporon cavernicola HIS019 DNA, chromosome: 1, one DNA window encodes the following:
- a CDS encoding uncharacterized protein (FAD dependent oxidoreductase), translating to MAAQTYAALLRQRYPFRAPTASVDHLVVGGGVLGLAIGAGLVNTAGPRTTFVVERRGLLGQENTARNSEVIHSGIYYPVGSMKSRLCIRGRDLLYDRCAALDIRHRKTGKLIVATDKMEIPYLDALSTHTQHPSFSTGGEPSAMRPNSIIPAYFLSGQEARELEPDLSEDVCAALLVTETGIVDSAGLVDSLAREIEEDDYLSNTKVGVGLANPGKRKAERGEGVILRGTRVVRIDPDEDGWVVQLESGWGEEKGQVEAVRASVVVNAAGLNAASLVNEILPPEERWEMWITKGNYMKYTGPGADVQHLIYPCPSASLDSLGTHLTFDLDGNVRFGPDAEPLLSAQQAAENPDYWQAGEYLAPSAANLASIAEAAKRYLPGIDASKLAPDYAGFRPNIRPPGAGFFDFTVRHVPSQKGLVSCLGFASPGLTSALAAGEYVAGLVRREVWGKGAAPEKLAEGWET from the exons ATGGCAGCGCAGACATACGCCGCTCTGCTGCGGCAGCGATACCCATTCCGCGCACCAACAGCGTCCGTCGACCACCTCGTagttggcggcggtgtgCTGGGCCTTGCGATTGGTGCTGGGCTGGTGAACACGGCCGGGCCGCGGACGACgttcgtcgtcgagcgacgGGGACTG TTGGGCCAGGAGAACAC cgccCGCAACTCCGAGGTCATCCATTCTG gcaTCTACTACCCGGTAGGCAGCATGAAGTCGCGGCTGTGCATTCGTGGCCGGGACCTATTATACGACCGCTGTGCAGCGCTCGACATCCGGCACCGCAAGACGGGCAAA ctcatcgtcgccacGGACAAAATGGAAATTCCctacctcgacgcgctctcCACGCACACCCAACACCCGTCCTTCAGTACGGGCGGCGAGCCCTCCGCCATGCGCCCGAACAGCATCATCCCCGCCTACTTCCTCTCGGGCCAGGAGGCgcgtgagctcgagcccgaCCTGAGTGAGGACGTGTGCGCAGCCCTCCTCGTGACCGAGACGGGGATTGTCGACAGCGCGGGCTTGGTGGATAGCCTAGCccgcgagatcgaggaggatgactACCTTTCTAATACCAAGGTCGGGGTTGGTCTGGCTAATCCTGGAAAGCGGAAGGCTGAGAGGGGTGAAGGCGTCATTTTGCGGGGTACGCGTGTCGTGCGCATCGATCCGGATGAGGATGGATGGGTCGTACAGCTCGAGAgtgggtggggggaggagaagggccAAGTCGAAGCTGTTCGCGCGAGTGTGGTTGTCAATGCAGCGGGACTGAATGCCGCGTCGCTCGTCAATGAGATCCTTCCACCCGAAGAGCGGTGGGAGATGTGGATCACCAAGg gcaACTACATGAAGTACACCGGCCCCGGGGCGGACGTGCAACACCTCATTTACCCCTGTCCTTCGGCGTCGCTTGACAGCCTGGGCACTCACCTGACTTTTGATCTGGATGGCAACGTACGCTTCGGCCCCGACGCCGAACCACTTCTCTCGGCGCAACAAGCCGCTGAGAATCCCGATTACTGGCAGGCTGGCGAATATCTCGcaccctcggcggcgaATCTCGCTTCCATCGCTGAGGCGGCGAAGAGATATCTTCCCGGCATTGATGCGAGTAAGCTCGCGCCTGACTATGCTGGATTCCGACCCAATATCCGTCCGCCAGGCGCCGGGTTCTTCGACTTTACGGTGCGCCATGTGCCGTCACAAAAGGGCTTGGTTTCGTGTCTCGGGTTCGCGAGCCCAGGGCTCACCAGTGCGCTCGCGGCTGGCGAGTACGTCGCAGGCCTCGTTCGGCGCGAGGTGTGGGGCAAAGGAGCGGCGCCCGAGAAGCTTGCCGAGGGGTGGGAGACGTAG
- the ARG8 gene encoding uncharacterized protein (Acetylornithine transaminase), with product MSIARTTLRLRVPARAARAYATATKPNTAYTAVSHPDNATPEPTKAMIQEQSQYLLNTYARPPILFTQGKGCTLTDSAGREYLDFSAGIAVMALGHADAQLNKVMADQAAKLQHVSNIYWNEHAGELAKALVEGTRKAGGLGLDDTTGAKVFFANSGTEANEGALKFARKYGKDIGGESKTGIVCFNNGFHGRSMGALSVTTNPKYQAPFAPLIPDIRVGKYNDADPATIASLVDESVCGVIVEPIQGEGGIGTASPEFLTALAKRCREVGAVLIYDEIQCGLFRTGDMWAHSALPKEAHPDIVTMAKPLANGFPIGAILVRDPVAEVIGVGHHGTTFGGQPLAAALGVHVLQRLSDPAFAESLKKTAAHLDARLSALPAMFPSLLKDESRGRGLIRGIPFKNEKAPAELVRLARERGVLLLTAGSDAVRCIPSLIVTPEQCDHAVNVMESCLSLMEKDF from the exons ATGTCTATCGCCCGCACGACCCTCCGTCTCCGCGTTCCTgcccgcgcggcgcgcgcctACGCCACGGCTACCAAG cccaaTACCGCGTACACCGCCGTGTCGCACCCCGACAATGCGACGCCCGAGCCGACCAAGGCCATGATCCAGGAGCAGAGCCAGTACCTCCTCAACACGTACGCGCGCCCTCCGATCCTCTTCACCCAGGGTAAGGGGTGCACGCTCACCGACTCTGCCGGCCGCGAGTACCTGGACTTTAGCGCGGGCATTGCGGTCATGGCCCTTGGCCATGCTGACGCCCAGCTGAACAAGGTCATGGCCGACCAGGCAGCCAAGCTGCAGCACGTCTCCAACATCTACTGGAACGAGCACGCTGgtgagctcgccaaggcccTTGTCGAGGGCACGCGCAAGGCCGGAGGCCTCGGTCTCGATGACACGACTGGGGCTAAGGTGTTCTTTGCCAATTCGGGCACTGAGGCCAACGAGGGCGCGCTCAAGTTTGCCCGCAAGTATGGCAAGGACATTGGCGGCGAGAGCAAGACTGGTATCGTTTGCTTCAACAATGGGTTCCATGGCCGTTCTATGGGCGCACTTAGCGTGACTACCAACCCCAAGTACCAGGCTCCGTTTGCACCGCTCATCCCCGACATCCGTGTTGGCAAGTACAACGACGCTGATCCCGCCACGATCGCGTCTCTTGTCGATGAGAGCGTGTGCGGCGTTATTGTCGAGCCTATccagggcgagggcggtaTTGGCACAGCCTCCCCCGAGTTCCTCACTGCTCTTGCTAAGCGATGCCGTGAGGTCGGCGCAGTACTTATCTACGACGAGATCCAGTGCGGTCTCTTCCGCACTGGCGACATGTGGGCGCACTCTGCCCTGCCCAAGGAGGCGCACCCCGACATTGTCACCATGGCCAAGCCCCTCGCTAACGGCTTCCCTATTGGCGCCATCCTCGTTCGCGACCCGGTTGCCGAGGTCATTGGCGTCGGACACCACGGCACCACATTCGGCGGCCAGCCGCTTGCtgctgcgctcggcgtGCATGTCCTCCAGCGCCTGAGTGACCCTGCCTTTGCCGAGTCCCTCAAGAAGACGGCTGcccacctcgacgcccgTCTTTCCGCCCTCCCGGCCATGTTCCCTAGCttgctcaaggacgagagcCGTGGCCGTGGGCTTATTCGTGGTATCCCGTTCAAGAACGAGAAGGCGCCTGCggagctcgtccgcctcgctcgcgagcgtggcgtcctcctcctcacggcTGGCTCTGACGCCGTCCGCTGCATCCCGTCCCTTATCGTTACGCCCGAGCAGTGTGACCACGCCGTCAACGTCATGGAGAGCTGCCTTTCTCTTATGGAGAAGGACTTTTAG
- the CYS4 gene encoding uncharacterized protein (Pyridoxal-phosphate dependent enzyme) has protein sequence MSTPNSPNHWSGVLNSALDAVGNTPLIRLDRIAKAEGLKCNLLGKAEYFSVGGSVKDRIAKRMVEHAEKTGVLIPGQSIVIEPTSGNTGIGLALACAIKGYKCIITLPAKMSLEKEVLLKALGAEVVRTPTEAAHDAPESLIGVAETLRDKIPGGVILDQYTNPQNPLAHYFSTYGEIAYALETSDLPRKDIALLVAGAGTGGTISGLARAIRDAEKEKNDGHKAYILAADPEGSILGGGDVGQYQVEGIGYDFFPDVLDRAPELIDEWIKSNDTEAFAAAKRLIKEEGLCIGGSSGTALASALKWLRSEAGSKMAQDPDANVVVILPDGVRNYMSKPWFLEGQTGGSELHDTIRGIIGRDLNDAYNTKSKGSSGLNTNGTVNGTH, from the exons ATGTCCACCCCAAACTCTCCTAACCACTGGTCGGGCGTCCTCAACTCGGCCCTCGACGCAGTTGGTAACACCCCTCTCatccgcctcgaccgcatTGCCAAGGCCGAAGGGCTCAAGTGCAACCTTC TCGGGAAGGCCGAGTACTTCTCTGTCGGCGGCAGCGTCAAGGACCGCATCGCAAAA CGGATGGTCGAGCACGCTGAAAAGACGGGCGTACTGATCCCGGGCCAGAGCATCGTGATTGAGCCCACGA GTGGCAACACCGGTATCGGCCTTGCTCTCGCGTGCGCGATCAAGGGGTACAAGTGCATCATCACGCTGCCGGCTAAGATGTCGCTTGAGAAGGAGGTACTCCTGAAGGCTCTCGGTGCTGAGGTTGTCCGCACGCCGACGGAGGCCGCGCACGATGCGCCCGAGTCGCTCATCGGCGTTGCCGAGACTCTCCGCGACAAGATTCCCGGTGGCGTCATCCTTGACCAGTACACGAACCCTCAGAACCCGCTCGCCCACTACTTCTCCACGTACGGCGAGATTGCT TACGCGCTCGAGACGTCCGACCTCCCCCGCAAGGACAttgcgctcctcgttgCGGGCGCTGGCACTGGCGGCACCATCTCCGGACTGGCCCGCGCGatccgcgacgccgagaaggagaagaacgaCGGCCACAAGGCGTACATCCTTGCTGCGGACCCCGAGGGCTCGatcctcggcggcggcgatgtCGGCCAGTACCAGGTCGAGGGGATCGGGTACGACTTCTTCCCCGACGTGCTGGACCGCGCGcccgagctcatcgacgagtGGATCAAGTCGAACGACACTGAGGCCTTTgcggccgccaagcgcctgatcaaggaggagggtctCTGCATCGGCGGGTCTTCTGGCACCGCattggcgtcggcgctcaAGTGGCTCCGTTCGGAGGCTGGGAGCAAGATGGCCCAGGACCCCGATGccaacgtcgtcgtcatcctccccGACGGTGTGCGCAACTACATGTCCAAGCCGTGGTTCCTGGAGGGCCAGACGGGAGGAAGCGAGTTGCACGACACGATCCGTGGCATTATCGGCCGCGACCTCAACGACGCGTACAACACAAAGTCCAAGGGCAGCTCTGGTCTCAACACCAACGGCACTGTCAACGGCACCCACTAA
- the CDC4 gene encoding uncharacterized protein (ubiquitin-protein ligase), with the protein MQDAVVETVVTHTRRTTTSFAPIPLPRIPIPESVPMPSHLTWEEGYPLAAEPTPDELKFIELKLGDRKVIVQEDGHVLPADQVLRKTLSGPGWTRELSSVATEPERVEHIDHAVEMGFMQYITAKGKEKETGGNKRPHDPSTPMPVDSATMRPRSPPRKKIRPSEGMMMDDGVPVSPPSSPDDESMFKAESPQIGSGFEMAALFSLPALLTHFEKLPDKVQQHVLMHMFRRSRMPTIQAISAFASTALKRDFITLLPHEIAVQVLKKLDVKSLSVAANVSKAWRKKIDQERSVWRTRLVEDGLWYGHGVEDEEEQSIRRRYEALDRRGGKRRVSKAGTPSEDEPMSVDRPAMFERSSPVQQLERATPLKHVYRRRFTSDRNWLHATPQHTTFAGHGTNVVTCVQFDEDKIVSASDDHSINIYDTETGALRKRLDGHEGGVWALEYKGDTLVSGSTDRTVRIWDLEDLVQTHTFAGHTSTVRCLQIVEPVYDEVTGEFQPPYPLIITGSRDASLRVWKLPKKGEPAYNGAGNNSQPPPPDENPFHVHHLEGHGEAVRALAAHGRICVSGSYDKTVRVWDIVKGTCIHVLHGHEAKVYSIVYDKYRNRCASGSMDNTVKIWDLATGKCLHTLTGHTSLVGLLGLSPNRIVSAAADASLRVWDANTYELQHTLSSHAAAITCFQHDETKVVSGSDGTLKLWDIKTGRFICDLITGISSVWQVAFYGNLLVAASNRNGNTVFDVFDFGKKSEVDHSGIDDDKLDLLRRAPWERGNPHEPQTYQVEDEGGDDEDVFCVGTEDALSPKTHEKWRAMSVRSQRPVRRGRSRVASSGPGDGQGSKRAFRLGVAFGDRGREGDRLSTREVGDRLSRVRSEPGATRTRVGPWTQTQMFQSAEASGSGSASGSGTASGSGAASAPGEGEDEGEGELGLLDVDVNMGREVE; encoded by the exons ATGCAAGACGCAGTCGTCGAGACAGT TGTAACTCACACGCGGCGAACAACGACGTCGTTTGCACCCATTCCATTACCTCGTATCCCCATCCCAGAGTCGGTACCCATGCCCTCTCATCTCAcatgggaggaggggtaTCCACTCGCCGCTGAACCGACGccggacgagctcaagtTTATCGAGCTCAAGCTAGGCGACCGGAAAGTCATCGTCCAGGAGGACGGTCACGTCCTACCTGCCGACCAGGTGCTTCGGAAGACGCTAAGCGGCCCAGGCTGGACACGCGAGCTCTCTTCCGTGGCTACCGAGCctgagcgcgtcgagcacaTCGACCACGCGGTGGAGATGGGCTTCATGCAGTACATCACGGCCAAGGgaaaggagaaggagaccGGGGGCAACAAGAGGCCTCACGACCCGAGCACACCCATGCCCGTCGATTCGGCGACGATGCGCCCACGCTCCCCGCCCCGCAAGAAAATCCGGCCTAGCGAGGGCATGATGATGGACGACGGCGTGCCGGTctcaccaccttcctcgccagacgacgagagcaTGTTCAAGGCCGAGTCACCGCAGATCGGTTCGGGGTTCGAGATGGCTGCGTTGTTTTCCCTCCCAGCGCTCCTCACGCACTTTGAGAAGCTGCCCGACAAGGTCCAGCAGCACGTGCTCATGCACATGTTCCGACGGTCACGAATGCCCACGATCCAGGCCATCTCTGCATTCGCCTCGACtgcgctcaagcgcgactTTATCACGCTCCTGCCCCACGAGATTGCGGTGCAGGtgctcaagaagctcgacgtcaagaGCCTCTCAGTAGCCGCCAACGTCAGCAAAGCATGGCGCAAGAAGATCGACCAGGAGCGCTCTGTCTGGCGGACACGTCTTGTCGAAGATGGGCTATGGTACGGTCACGGggttgaggacgaggaggagcagagcatccgccgccgctacgaggcgctcgaccgGAGGGGCGGCAAGCGGCGCGTGTCCAAGGCCGGCACCCcgagcgaggacgagccgaTGTCGGTCGACCGACCAGCTATGTTTGAGCGGTCCTCCCCAGTCCAGCAGCTGGAGCGCGCGACCCCCCTCAAGCACGTTTACCGAAGGCGGTTCACCAGCGATCGCAACTGGCTCCATGCGACGCCGCAGCACACGACGTTTGCCGGCCACGGCACCAACGTCGTCACGTGCGTTCAgtttgacgaggacaagatcGTGTCCGCGTCCGACGACCACTCGATCAACATCTACGACACGGAGACAGGGGCCTTACGGAAGCGCCTGGACGGGCACGAGGGCGGCGTGTGGGCGCTCGAGTACAAAGGCGACACGCTCGTGTCGGGTTCAACGGACCGCACCGTCCGCATCTGGGACCTGGAGGACTTGGTGCAGACGCACACGTTCGCTGGTCACACTTCGACTGTACGCTGCCTTCAGATCGTCGAGCCTGTGTACGACGAGGTGACCGGCGAGTTCCAGCCGCCTTACCCGCTCATCATCACTGGGTCGCGCGACGCTTCTCTGCGCGTCTGGAAGCTCcccaagaagggcgagcCGGCTTACAATGGCGCAGGGAACAACAgccagcctcctccccctGATGAGAACCCATTCCACGTGCACCACCTCGAGGGCCACGGCGAGGCTGtccgcgcgctcgcggcgcacgGCAGAATTTGCGTCTCCGGCTCATATGACAAGACGGTGCGCGTATGGGACATTGTCAAGGGCACGTGTATCCACGTGCTGCATGGGCATGAGGCGAAGG TGTACTCCATCGTGTACGACAAGTACCGCAACCGCTGTGCGTCCGGGTCGATGGACAACACGGTCAAGATCTGGGACTTGGCGACGGGCAAGTGCCTCCATACGCTGACTGGTCACACGTCGCTCGTTGGCCTGCTGGGCCTGTCGCCCAACCGGATCGTTTCGGCTGCCGCGGACGCCTCGTTAAGAGTGTGGGACGCCAACACGTACGAACTCCAACACACCCTGTCGTCACACGCGGCGGCCATCACGTGCTTCCAGCACGACGAGACCAAGGTCGTATCCGGGAGCGACGGCACGTTGAAGCTCTGGGACATCAAGACGGGCCGTTTCATCTGCGATCTGATCACTGGCATCTCGTCCGTGTGGCAGGTCGCGTTCTACGGCAACTTGCTGGTTGCCGCGTCTAACCGCAACGGCAATACTGTATTTGATGTGTTCGACTTTGGAAAGAAGAGTGAGGTGGACCATTCCGggatcgacgacgacaagctcgacctgctGCGCCGTGCGCCCTGGGAACGGGGGAACCCACACGAACCGCAGACCTACCAGGTTGAGGACGAAGGaggggacgacgaggacgtgtTCTGTGTTGGgaccgaggacgcgctctCTCCAAAGACGCACGAGAAATGGCGTGCGATGAGCGTCCGTTCACAACGGCCAGTGCGCCGCGGCCGGTCGCGCGTGGCCTCCAGCGGTCCCGGCGATGGGCAGGGCTCGAAGCGCGCCTTtcggctcggcgtcgcgttCGGCGACCGCGGGCGCGAGGGTGACCGCCTGTCTACGCGCGAGGTGGGCGACCGCCTCTCCAGAGTACGCAGTGAGCCTGGCGCCACACGCACACGGGTAGGACCATGGACGCAGACGCAGATGTTCCAGTCTGCCGAGGCCAgcgggagtgggagtgcgagtgggagtgggacggcgagtgggagtggggctgcgagcgcgcctggcgagggcgaagaCGAAGGCGAAGGCGAGCTGGGGCTGTTggatgtcgacgtcaacaTGGGCAGGGAGGTCGAGTAG
- the CDC7 gene encoding uncharacterized protein (Protein tyrosine kinase), with translation MDPGSVATEPYIEEDTIKEPPEEDVDMNFWLESAEEGDKPTEAGSSCRISQPPSGEGTTPDMPMASSEEEYDDDPESYHSGDSDDYEMDHRPWLERTAVKRDIQDIYTVKGLFNPTLGQYRYRVVDRLGEGTFSSVYLAHDSLHNMHDNQYWTGNENTEDVRELYEEAGHQVALKKILVTSSPARVENELSILENLRGCRNVSPLVTAFRDEDQVVIVLPFHACDDFRYFYRLMDPPKIREYMTCLLRALKDIHGRGIIHRDVKPANFLFDYDSGHGVLVDFGLAERYQPPRKATCQHEPATRANLHGQRCKTADTAVIEQAVYDARKRSKAGEGKVGFRQEDSRPAVKTNRAGTRGFRAPEVLLKCPDQTVAIDVWSAGVILLSILSHKFPVFNSSDDVEALMEIAGLFGRSAMQRCSMLHNRTFISNVPTLDDPPESLASLILRLNPHLYTPHQPHPTQEEALDHILAIDAALDLCSKLLHTDSTKRLTAAQALRHRFLADQADDGPDELLDPTEGKCGLLHQWVDGQHQARFGDMWEDMRFGQGFPCSRDMLCPEHDHWQQRSGVNPLGAAWGATLNEEYYRHAGFHVDEEFEGWDDMGARDGRRT, from the exons ATGGATCCCGGGAGTGTGGCTACAGAACCGTacatcgaggaggacacgATCAAGGAGCCGCCAGAAGAAGACGTCGACATGAACTTCTGGCtcgagagcgccgaggaaggcgacAAACCGACAGAAGCTGGGTCATCCTGCCGGATATCACAACCTCCATCCGGTGAGGGGACGACACCAGATATGCCAATGGCGTCCAGCGAAGAAGAatacgacgacgacccTGAGAGCTACCACTCGGGCGACTCTGACGACTACGAGATGGACCACCGTCCGTGGCTCGAGCGGACAGCAGTCAAGCGAGACATTCAAGACATATACACGGTCAAGGGATTATTCAACCCCACTCTCGGACAGTACCGCTACCGCGTTGTCGACCggctgggcgagggcaCGTTCTCCTCGGTGTATCTTGCGCACGACAGCCTGCACAACATGCACGACAACCAATACTGGACCGGCAATGAGAACACAGAGGACGTACGTGAACTGTACGAGGAAGCTGGACACCAAGTTGCGCTCAAGAAGATCCTCGTAACGAGCTCGCCGGCCCGCGTCGAGAACGAGTTATCGATCCTTGAGAACCTGCGCGGATGCCGGAACGTTTCGCCGCTAGTGACGGCGTTTCGCGACGAGGATCaggtcgtcatcgtccttCCGTTCCACGCTTGCGACGACTTCCGCTACTTCTACCGCCTGATGGATCCGCCAAAGATCCGCGAATACATGACGTGCTTGCTACGAGCTCTCAAGGACATCCACGGCCGCGGCATCATCCACCGCGACGTCAAGCCCGCTAACTTTCTGTTCGATTACGACAGTGGGCacggcgtgctcgtcgacttTGGCCTCGCAGAGCGCTATCAACCTCCAAGAAAGGCGACGTGTCAGCACGAGCCTGCTACCAGAGCCAATCTCCACGGTCAACGATGCAAGACGGCCGACACAGCTGTCATCGAGCAGGCAGTGTACGATGCGCGCAAGCGCTCCAAGGCGGGCGAAGGCAAGGTCGGCTTCAGACAGGAGGATTCACGACCGGCAGTCAAGACGAACCGCGCCGGCACGCGTGGATTCCGCGCGCCCGAGGTGCTGCTCAAGTGTCCCGACCAGACCGTTGCGATAGATGTGTGGTCAGCAGGCGTCATCCTCCTGTCAATCCTTTCGCACAAGTTTCCTGTTTTCAACTCCAGcgacgacgttgaggcTCTAATGGAGATCGCGGGGCTGTTCGGCCGCAGCGCGATGCAGCGCTGTTCGATGCTTCACA accGCACATTCATTTCGAATGTGCCGACGCTCGACGATCCACCAGAGTCCCTCGCGTCTCTTATCCTCCGACTCAATCCGCACCTGTACACTCCGCACCAGCCGCACCCAACACAGGAGGAAGCTCTGGATCACATCCTCGCGATCGACGCCGCTCTCGACCTGTGCTCCAAGTTGCTGCACACAGATAGCACGAAGCGCCTCACGGCGGCACAGGCGCTCCGCCACCGCTTCCTGGCCGACCAAGCAGACGACGGGccggacgagctcctcgatccCACCGAGGGCAAGtgcggcctcctccaccagtGGGTGGACGGACAGC ACCAAGCACGCTTTGGCGACATGTGGGAGGACATGCGGTTCGGGCAGGGCTTCCCGTGCAGTCGCGACATGTTGTGTCCCGAGCACGACCATTGGCAGCAGCGCTCTGGCGTGAACCCGCTCGGTGCGGCGTGGGGCGCGACGCTCAACGAGGAGTACTACCGCCACGCAGGATTCCATGTGGACGAGGAGTTTGAGGGGTGGGACGACATGGGCGCGAGAGACGGTCGCCGGACCTAG
- the YDL086W gene encoding uncharacterized protein (Dienelactone hydrolase): MLIKTSYRDVETKANGRAGKMRIYIIEPNLPEYPNAKFPGCVVFSEIYQVTGPVERFAGNIASEGYVVALPSSFHEFEGPEAIPYDTEGTDRGNKYKIEKTVDAYDEDATLAVDLLTSHPNCNGRIAATGMCLGGHLALRCAFDPRVLSSFCYFATDIHSATLGKGKSDDTLTRVKKGDLAGKGEVTLVFGKQDTHVNRAGRTLIRETFDDAGVTLTFMEVQAQHAFIRDESSKGRWDAALSRSLFAMMMESFDRCVARDLGPRADRKAAIEHVC; the protein is encoded by the exons ATGCTCATCAAGACTTCGTACCGCGACGTGGAGACCAAGGCCAATGGCCGCGCTGGCAAGATGCGCATTTACATCATCGAGCCCAACCTCCCAGAGTACCCCAACGCCAAGTTCCCTGGTT GCGTCGTGTTCTCTGAGATCTACCAGGTTACTGGGCCCGTCGAGCGCTTCGCTGGCAACATCGCGAGCGAGGGGTACGTTGTTGCTCTTCCCTCGTCGTTCCACGAGTTCGAGGGCCCCGAGGCGATCCCATACGATACTGAGGGCACAGACCGTGGGAACAAGTACAAG atCGAGAAGACGGTCGATGCGTACGACGAG gacGCAACGCTGGCGGTGGACCTCCTGACGTCGCACCCGAACTGCAACGGGCGCATTGCCGCGACAGGCATGTGCCTCGGAGGCCATCTGGCCTTGAGG TGCGCGTTCGACCCCCGCGTCCTGTCGTCGTTCTGCTACTTCGCCACCGA catcCACTCGGCAACTCttggcaagggcaagtCGGACGACACGCTGACGCGCGTTAAGAAAGGGGACCTCGCGgggaagggcgaggtgaCGCTCGTGTTCGGCAAGCAA gacACCCACGTCAACCGTGCTGGCCGGACGCTGATCCGCGAGACGTTTGACGATGCAGGTGTCACGCTCACC TTCATGGAGGTACAGGCACAGCACGCGTTCATCCGCGACGAGAGCTCGAAAGGGCGGTGGGACGCGGcgctgtcgcgctcgctcttcgcgatgatgatggagaGCTTCGACCGCTGCGTTGCGCGCGATCTCGGCCCGCGCGCCGATAGGAAAGCCGCAATCGAGCACGTCTGCTAG